GGCGGGCCGCAGGTGCCGGGCGGTGGCCGTCGCGTGTCAGGCGCCGCCGAGACGCTGCCGAACCTCGTCCGCCTCCCGCATGATCCGCTCCACCAGCTCCGCACAGGACGGCAGGTCGTCGATCACCCCGGCGACCTGTCCGGCCGCCATCACCCCCAGGTCCGTACGGCCGTCCACCATCGCGGACCTGAGCAGCATGGGCGTGTTGGCGGCGAGCAGGACCTGGCTCCACGCGAGGTCCTTGCCGTGCCGCAGCGCGAGGCCGTCGCGGACCATGCCGCGCCAGGTGAGCCCCGAGAGCCGCCGGAAGCCCGCCGCGTGCCGTACGGCACGCACCAGGGCGCGCGCACGGCCGGACGCCTCCAACGCGCTCACGAACTCCGTGCGCAGCATGCGGTGCGGCAGCCCGTCCACGGCCCGCGTGACCGTGACGTCCTTGACGGTCGCCGCCAGATAGCGGGCCTTCACCGCGTCCGGAACCGTCGAGTCCGAAGTGAGCAGGAACCGGGTGCCCATCGCCACCCCGGCCGCCCCGAACGCCAGCGCGGCCACCAGACCACGCCCGTCGTGGAAGCCACCGGCGGCGACGACGGGAATGCCGACGGCGTCCACGACCTGCGGCAGCAGCACGGTCGTCGACACCTCCCCGGTGTGTCCGCCGCCCTCGCCGCCCTGCACGACCACCGCGTCCGCGCCCCACGCCGCCACCTTCTCGGCGTGCCGCCGGGCGCCCACGGACGGGATCACGACCACGCCCGCGTCCTTGAGCTCGGCGATCAGCTCCCTGGACGGCGCGAGCGCGAACGACGCCACCCTGACGCCCTCCTCCACGATGATCCGCACCCGCTCCCGCGCGTCGCCCGCGTCGGCCCGCAGATTCACCCCGAACGGCGCGTCCGTGCGGGACCGCACCTCCCGTACGGCGTCCCGGAGCCGCGCGGGCGTCATCGTCGCGGAGGCCAGGACGCCGAGCGCCCCGGCGTTCGCCGTGGCGGAGACCAGCCGGGGACCGGCCACCCAGCCCATACCGGTCTGCACGATCGGATGGCGGACGCCGACGAGCCGGGTGAGCGCCGTCTCCATCAGCCCCGGACCTCACGGTCGCGGGTGCCCGCCGGATCGATCACCTCACGGATCAACCGCAGCTCCTCCGCCGTGGGGTCCCGGGTGTACGGCACCTCGTCCGGGGCGGCGAGCGCGAAATCGGTCGCCTCCGCCACCTGCTCGACCGTGACCCCGGGATGCAGCGAGGCCAGCCGCATCGCGCGGTCGGGCGTCGCGAAGTCGAACACCCCGAGGTCGGACACGACACGCGGCAGGCGGTGGAAGCGGGCGGCGGCCGGATGCGCGGCCACGCGGTCGTGACCCACCCCGCACACCATGTCGACCTGCTCGACGAAGACCCGCCGGGAGTGCTTCGGAACCCAGTAACTGGTCGGATTGTTCAGGGTGTTGACCGGCGCTCCCCGCACCCCCAGCAGCTGTCGCCGGGGCCTCGCCCAGTCGCCGACGCAGGAGATGTTCTGGTTGCCGTACCGGTCGATCTGGCTCGCGCCCATCATCACGTGCCGTCGGCCGCCGGTGACCAGGGCCAGGTGCCTGCGGTAGGGCAGCCATCCCTCCACCGTGCCGTCGAGGTCGACGAGCAGCGCCTCGCCGTCGGTCAGCAGCAGGTCCGGCGCGAAGGTCCGCCGGGCGAGGCGCGCGCCCAGCGACGGGATCAGCCCCATCGGACTGGCGAGGATCTCCCCGGCCCCGCGCCAGGCCTCGGCGCAGGCGATCACGCAGTACTCGGCACGCGTCGCTCCGCTGGTCATCGGCCCCTCGTTCACGAGCCCTCCTTCTCCCAGGCCCGTACGGCCGACCGGTAGGCGGATTCGTCGCCGGAGAGGAACCGCTCGGCGAAGTCCTCCCAGGGCATGGCCGCGTACGTCTTCTGGAAGGCTTCGTCCCGGCCGTAGTCGGGGGCGCACGAGGTGAAGTGCGCGCCGTTCGGGGCCTCGATCACCCCTGTCACCACGTGGCGGCCGACCAGCAGCGTCTGCGGCGGGGCCTCCTTCGTCAGCTCGGCCGTGTCCACGATCCGTTCGCAGGAGACGTACGCCGTGTCGGCCGCCTCGCAGAACAGGTCGTCGAAGTAGGGGTCCGGGCCCAGATACTGGCCGTTGCCCCGCCGATCGGCCCGGTTGACGTGCACGAACGCGGCGTCGAGACGCAGGGCGGGCATGGCGACGAAGGTCTCCCCGTCGTCGTACGGCGAGGTGACCGTCCGCAGACCGGGGTTGACCCGCATCACGTCCGAGCCGATGCCCGCCCGCACCGGCAGGAAGGGCAGCCGGTGCGTGGCCGCCCGCAGGCCCCACATGAACATCGCCTCGTCGATCTCCGTCAGCTCGAACGCGCCCCGCTCACGCGCCGCGCGGAAATGGGGTTCGAGGGGGATGGAGTCCAGGGTGGCGAAGGGGGCGACCAATCTCCGGATGCGTCCGGCGGCGGCGAGCATGCCCACGTCCGGGCCGCCGTACGACACGACCGTGAGATCGGTGATCCCCGACCGGAGCAGCGCCCGCACCAGAGCCATCGGCTTGCGGCGCGAGCCCCAGCCGCCGATGCCGAGCGTCATCCCGCTCGCCAGCCGCGAGACGGCCTCGTCGGCGGTCATGGTCTTGTCACTCACCGAGGTCCCCCTCCACCGCGTCCCTGCCCTCCACCGCGTCCCTGCCCTCCACCGCGTCCCTGCCCTCCACCGCGTCCCTGCCCTCCACCGCGTCCCCGCTCCTCACCGCGTCGCTTTCCTCGGCCGCGCCCCTTTCCTCGGCCGCGCCCCTTTCCTCGGCGGCGCCCCTTGTCTCGGCGGCGCACCTTCTCCCGGACAGCGGACGTGCCCCGGCCGCGCCCTGGGTGGGCGGACGTTCCTTGGCCGCGCCGGCCGTCCCGGCCTTCCCCGCGGTCCCGGCTCTCCCCGCCGTCCCGAATCTGTCGCGGACCTCGTCGGCCAGCCCGCTGAGGTTCGCCTCGAAGGTGAAACCCTGCTCGAAGCGGTAGCTGCGGCGGACGTCGACGGGGTCGATGCCGTTGATGGCGGCCTTGGCCAACCGCAGCAGCCGGCCGTCCTTGGCGGCGATCTCCCGCGCCAACTCCAGTGCGGCGGAGTTCAGTTCGGCACGCGGTACGACCCGCCACACCGAGCCGTGGGCCCGTAGCTCGGCGGCGGTCGCCGTCCGCGAGGTGTAGTACAGGGCGCGCATCAGATGCGGGGGCACCAGCCGGGCCAGATGCGTCGCCGCGCCCAGCGCGCCCCGGTCCAGCTCCGGCAGCCCGAAGGTCGCGTCCTCGCTCGCCACGATCGCGTCCGCGTTCCCCACCAGTCCGATCCCGCCGCCCAGACAGAACCCCTGGACGGCGGCGACCACCGGCACCTCGCACTCGTACACGGCGGCGAAGGCCTCCGCGCAGCCGTGGTTGGCGCCGATCAACGCGGTGTGCCCCGCCGCCTGGATCTCCTTGATGTCCACCCCGGCGTTGAACCCGCGCCCCTCCGCACCCAGCACGACACACCGCACCTCGGGATCGCGCCCCGCCCCGCGCACGGCCTCGGCCAGCTCGAACCACCCGCGCACCGGCAGTGCGTTCACCGGCGGGAAGTCGACGCTGACGACGGAAATCCCCTTTTCCGGGGACGAGGTGGAGACAGTCATCGGAGCATCAGCTACCTTCCACCTAACGTTTGTTTGGTGCCTCTCTCCTGCGGAAGGTAGCAGCGGATGCGGCTCAACGGGAAGGTCGCCGTCGTCACCGGCGGCACACGCGGCGTCGGCGCCGGCATCGCCCAGGCCTTCGCCGAAGCCGGCGCCGAGGTCGTGACCTGCGCCCGCAGACCACCCGAAGTGCCGCTCAAGGGAGCCGAGTTCATACCGCTGGACGTACGGGACCCCGACGCCGTGCAGCGCTTCTTCGCCGAACTGCCCCGCGTGGACGTCCTCGTGAACAACGCCGGCGGCACGCCCCACCGCCCGCTCACCGCGGCCGACGCCCGCCGCCACGCCCGCGTCGTCGAACTCAACCTCACCGCTCCACTGACCGTCTCCCTCGCCGCCCACGAGCACCTCCGGCGGGCGGGCGGCGCGATCGTGATGATCGGCAGCGTCAGCGGCAGCCGCCCCTCACCTGGCTCGGCGGCCTACGGCGCCGCCAAGGCGGGCCTGGAACACCTCGCGCGCTCCATGGCCGTGGAGTGGGCCCCGGAGATACGCGTCAACACCCTCGTCCTCGGCATGGTCCGCACCGAGCTCTCCCACCTCCACTACGGCGACGAACACGGCATCGCCGCCGTCGCCCGCACCGTCCCGCTGGGCCGCCTCGCCGCCCCCTCCGACATAGGCGCCGCGGCGGTCTTCCTCGCCTCCGACGCGGCCGCCTACATCACCGGCGCCTCCCTCCTCGTCCACGGCGGCGGCGAACGCCCCGCCTTCCTGGACGCGGCGAACACCCACACCGACGAAGGAGAACCACGTTGAGCGGCACACTCCCGTATCGCGAAGGGCGGCTCTGCGAAGGGCGCGTGGTCGTCGTGACCGGCGCGGGCCGCGGCCTCGGGCGCGCGCACGCGCTCGCGTACGCCGCCGAGGGCGCGCGCGTGGTCGTCAACGACCTCGGGGTGGGACCCGACGGCACACCGGACCCCGACAGCCCCGCCGCGCAGGTAGTCGAGGAGATCCGGGCCGGGGGAGGGGACGCGGTCGCGCACGGCGGGGACATCGCCACGCCCGACGGCGCCTCCTCCCTCGTCCACACCGCCCTGGACACCTACGGCCGACTCGACACCCTCGTCAACAACGCCGGCTTCCTGCGCGACCGCATGCTCGTCAACCTCGACGAGGACGACTGGGACGCCGTCCTCCGCGTCCACCTCAAGGGCCACTTCCTCCCCCTGAAACACGCGGCCGCCCACTGGCGCGCCGAGACCAAGGCCGGCCGGACCCCGACCGCGCGCATCATCAACACCAGCAG
The DNA window shown above is from Streptomyces akebiae and carries:
- a CDS encoding CoA transferase subunit A codes for the protein MSDKTMTADEAVSRLASGMTLGIGGWGSRRKPMALVRALLRSGITDLTVVSYGGPDVGMLAAAGRIRRLVAPFATLDSIPLEPHFRAARERGAFELTEIDEAMFMWGLRAATHRLPFLPVRAGIGSDVMRVNPGLRTVTSPYDDGETFVAMPALRLDAAFVHVNRADRRGNGQYLGPDPYFDDLFCEAADTAYVSCERIVDTAELTKEAPPQTLLVGRHVVTGVIEAPNGAHFTSCAPDYGRDEAFQKTYAAMPWEDFAERFLSGDESAYRSAVRAWEKEGS
- a CDS encoding SDR family oxidoreductase, coding for MRLNGKVAVVTGGTRGVGAGIAQAFAEAGAEVVTCARRPPEVPLKGAEFIPLDVRDPDAVQRFFAELPRVDVLVNNAGGTPHRPLTAADARRHARVVELNLTAPLTVSLAAHEHLRRAGGAIVMIGSVSGSRPSPGSAAYGAAKAGLEHLARSMAVEWAPEIRVNTLVLGMVRTELSHLHYGDEHGIAAVARTVPLGRLAAPSDIGAAAVFLASDAAAYITGASLLVHGGGERPAFLDAANTHTDEGEPR
- a CDS encoding NAD(P)H-dependent flavin oxidoreductase; translated protein: METALTRLVGVRHPIVQTGMGWVAGPRLVSATANAGALGVLASATMTPARLRDAVREVRSRTDAPFGVNLRADAGDARERVRIIVEEGVRVASFALAPSRELIAELKDAGVVVIPSVGARRHAEKVAAWGADAVVVQGGEGGGHTGEVSTTVLLPQVVDAVGIPVVAAGGFHDGRGLVAALAFGAAGVAMGTRFLLTSDSTVPDAVKARYLAATVKDVTVTRAVDGLPHRMLRTEFVSALEASGRARALVRAVRHAAGFRRLSGLTWRGMVRDGLALRHGKDLAWSQVLLAANTPMLLRSAMVDGRTDLGVMAAGQVAGVIDDLPSCAELVERIMREADEVRQRLGGA
- a CDS encoding SDR family oxidoreductase → MSGTLPYREGRLCEGRVVVVTGAGRGLGRAHALAYAAEGARVVVNDLGVGPDGTPDPDSPAAQVVEEIRAGGGDAVAHGGDIATPDGASSLVHTALDTYGRLDTLVNNAGFLRDRMLVNLDEDDWDAVLRVHLKGHFLPLKHAAAHWRAETKAGRTPTARIINTSSGAGLLGSLGQGNYSAAKAGIVGLTLVAAAELARYGVQVNAIAPAARTRMTETVFAETMTAPGTGFDTMAPENVSPLVVWLGSPASDGVTGRVFETEAGRITVMEGWHPGPTEDKGARRTPREAGETVRKLLAEARDPGPVYGA
- a CDS encoding CoA-transferase subunit beta, with amino-acid sequence MTSGATRAEYCVIACAEAWRGAGEILASPMGLIPSLGARLARRTFAPDLLLTDGEALLVDLDGTVEGWLPYRRHLALVTGGRRHVMMGASQIDRYGNQNISCVGDWARPRRQLLGVRGAPVNTLNNPTSYWVPKHSRRVFVEQVDMVCGVGHDRVAAHPAAARFHRLPRVVSDLGVFDFATPDRAMRLASLHPGVTVEQVAEATDFALAAPDEVPYTRDPTAEELRLIREVIDPAGTRDREVRG